In Lodderomyces elongisporus chromosome 2, complete sequence, the following proteins share a genomic window:
- the BNA4 gene encoding kynurenine 3-monooxygenase, mitochondrial precursor, with protein sequence MSQHSQKQDQHSVGIVGAGLVGCVAALAFVSKGYTVTLFEARDDPNNQVERNLRSINLAVSNRGIRTLKEIDENLAEKVLEHVIPMKGRMIHDITGKKQESQIYGLNGECINSIDRAYLNKILLQELKRRNVKVYFQHKLVRLSNMDKHPAIETINSTGEMERFTFDYIIGADGAHSQFRYQLQKFMRMSFAQEYIDMQYIELYIPPDPKKKFAIDANHLHIWPRHDFMLIALPNQDGSFTSTFFSPWSVIESMQTGEEFVQFFAKNFPDALELIGEKPLLEAFEKNPRGSLMQVSAYPYNSPNGKAIIIGDAAHSMVPFYGQGMNCGFEDVRILMDLIDKYGIDTAFIEYSPQRKKDLDAICKLALDNYYEMSSKVTNIWYLAKKKLDYSLGRVFKNKWLPLYTMVSFRDDIPYSKAIEIEKRQTKIVSNVQIGVITSLAIYGVYLAAKLCDKKR encoded by the coding sequence atGAGCCAACATAGTCAAAAACAAGACCAACATTCTGTGGGCATAGTAGGTGCTGGGCTAGTCGGGTGTGTTGCCGCATTGGCTTTTGTATCCAAAGGTTATACGGTAACATTATTTGAAGCACGAGATGATCCAAACAATCAAGTCGAGCGAAATTTACGATCAATTAACTTGGCTGTGAGTAATCGTGGAATCAGAACGttgaaagaaattgatgaaaattTAGCTGAGAAAGTTCTTGAGCATGTAATTCCAATGAAGGGAAGAATGATTCATGATATTACTGGGAAAAAACAAGAGTCGCAAATATATGGATTGAATGGAGAATGTATCAACTCTATCGATAGAGCTTACCTCAACAAGATCCTCCTTCAAGAGTTGAAGCGACGCAATGTCAAGGTCTATTTCCAGCATAAACTTGTTCGGTTATCAAACATGGATAAGCATCCTGCGATTGAAACGATCAACAGTACGGGAGAGATGGAGAGATTTACTTTTGATTACATTATTGGAGCAGATGGAGCACACTCGCAATTCAGGTACCAGCTTCAAAAATTCATGAGAATGAGTTTTGCCCAGGAGTATATCGATATGCAATATATCGAGTTGTACATCCCACCTGAtccaaagaagaagtttgCAATCGATGCAAACCATTTGCACATCTGGCCCAGGCATGATTTCATGTTGATTGCATTGCCAAACCAAGATGGTTCATTTACCTCGACTTTCTTTAGCCCCTGGTCTGTGATTGAATCGATGCAGACCGGTGAGgaatttgttcaattctTTGCTAAAAACTTCCCCGATGCTTTAGAGTTGATTGGAGAAAAGCCTCTTTTGGAGGCGTTTGAGAAAAACCCAAGAGGCTCTTTAATGCAAGTGAGTGCGTATCCTTACAATAGTCCTAATGGAAAGGCAATAATCATTGGTGATGCTGCTCATTCAATGGTCCCCTTTTACGGCCAAGGCATGAATTGTGGATTTGAAGATGTCAGAATTCTTATGGACTTGATCGACAAATATGGTATTGATACAGCATTTATAGAGTATTCGcctcaaagaaaaaaggatttGGATGCTATTTGCAAATTGGCATTGGACAATTATTACGAAATGTCATCAAAAGTGACTAATATCTGGTACttggcaaagaaaaaactcGATTATTCGCTAGGCAgagttttcaaaaacaaatggcTTCCATTATACACTATGGTTTCCTTTAGAGACGATATCCCATACTCCAAAGCTAtagagattgaaaaaaggCAGACAAAAATTGTTTCCAATGTGCAAATTGGTGTGATTACATCACTTGCCATCTATGGTGTCTACCTAGCAGCCAAATTGTGCGACAAAAAGCGTTAA
- the TIM44 gene encoding protein translocase subunit (BUSCO:EOG09262ESR), which produces MLRTTPSSTARGLRLLHSSSVLFNERPPSSPMKVFFDTFRQEVKKSAELKENIKALQDESGRMAESEAFKRAKEAYAKAQKGSSAAGVVVKKTAGAVGDVAQKAWESPVGKGVRTTVRVGAEAADKAFEPVRKTQIYKDVSEVIDDGSSTAYGGFLTKEQRQALRQKELERRLKEGYKGPVRENEDAGGALVATEQKASGPSVGEKWENFKQKSALGRGLTILKEKWDESENGLISLVRTIFEKITGFFAETEQAKTIKQLKYMDPSFRLTDFQKTLTNYIVPEVIDAYIKNDTKILKEWFSEAPYNVWEAHNKQFIQQGLFSDGRILDIRGVDIVTCKMLQPNDIPVVVVSCRAQEIHLYRKAKTGEIAAGTEDHIQMSTYAMVLTRIPEEFDNKTTEGWKIVEFARGGSRPFH; this is translated from the coding sequence ATGCTTAGGACAACACCCTCGAGTACCGCTAGAGGTCTTCGGTTATTGCACTCTTCGTCGGTTCTTTTCAATGAGAGACCGCCATCTTCGCCCATGAAGGTGTTTTTCGACACTTTTAGACAAGAGGTGAAAAAATCTGCAGagttgaaagaaaacatcAAGGCTCTTCAGGATGAGTCTGGAAGAATGGCCGAGTCCGAGGCCTTCAAAAGGGCTAAAGAGGCGTATGCAAAAGCCCAAAAGGGAAGTTCAGCAGCTGGTGTGGTTGTGAAAAAGACTGCTGGTGCAGTTGGTGATGTGGCGCAAAAGGCTTGGGAGTCGCCCGTGGGGAAAGGTGTGAGAACTACTGTTAGAGTCGGTGCCGAAGCTGCTGACAAGGCATTTGAACCGGTGAGAAAGACACAGATTTATAAAGATGTTTCCGAAGTGATTGACGATGGATCCTCAACTGCATATGGTGGATTCTTGACCAAGGAGCAGCGACAGGCGTTGAGACAAAAGGAGTTGGAGAGGAGGTTGAAGGAAGGATACAAGGGTCCAGTTAGAGAGAATGAAGATGCTGGCGGTGCATTAGTGGCAACTGAGCAAAAAGCATCGGGCCCATCAGTTGGTGAGAAATGGGAAAACTTTAAACAAAAATCAGCATTGGGTAGAGGTTTGACTATTCTTAAGGAGAAATGGGATGAATCAGAGAATGGACTCATTAGTTTGGTTCGTACCATATTTGAGAAGATTACTGGTTTTTTCGCTGAAACAGAACAAGCCAAGACTATTAAGCAATTGAAATACATGGACCCATCATTCAGACTCACGGATTTCCAAAAGACTTTAACCAACTACATAGTCCCCGAGGTTATTGATGCTTACATTAAAAACGATACAAAGATTTTGAAAGAATGGTTTAGCGAAGCACCATACAATGTGTGGGAAGCCCACAACAAGCAATTCATTCAACAAGGTCTCTTTTCCGACGGAAGAATCTTGGACATTAGAGGAGTCGACATTGTTACTTGTAAAATGCTCCAACCAAATGATATcccagttgttgttgttagttGCAGAGCTCAAGAAATTCATTTGTACAGGAAAGCCAAGACTGGTGAAATTGCCGCTGGTACGGAAGACCACATTCAAATGAGTACATATGCCATGGTTCTCACAAGAATTCCAGAAGAGTTTGATAATAAGACCACTGAGGGTTGGAAGATTGTTGAGTTTGCCCGTGGTGGCTCAAGACCTTTCCATTAG